The DNA sequence CTCCCCCGCCCAGCAGCGCGCCAACCGGGAACGGCTCCTCGCCGCCCTACGCGAACCCGCCGCCTAGCCCGCCACGACCCGACACCGCGGAGACGTACATGACCGCCACACCTCCCACCACCCAAGCCATCGAAGGCCGCCGCGTCACCCTCAACTACACCAACAACCCCAAAACACACCCCGGTGTCATCACCCGAACCGAGACCACCACCAACGGGGTCCTGCTCACCCTCGTCCGCCTCGACGGCCACCGGTCCAGCATCGCAATCCCCGCCGACCACGACGGCCTCCGCTACCTCAACGAGGTCGGCCCGATCCCCGACCTGCCCATGGGCCGCTTCCAGCCCAGCACACGGCATCCCGCCATGGACTGGGAGTACGACGGCGTCATCGTCCTCGAGTTCGAAGACGGTGACATCGCCGCGATCACCGGAGACCGCATCAAGGCCGTCGCCGCGGTCGCCACCTACCTCCGCGAGCGACACGACCTCGACGAGACCGCCATCGGCAAGGAACTGGTCGAGCTGAAGTTGAAGGAGGTCGTTTTCGAGTGGGAGCCCGAGGGCGCCGAGTGTGCCTGGCTCATGCAGTGGGCTGACCGCGACCCCGAGGCCCTGCCGGTCCACTACCTGCCCTCGTTGTGACTCGCTGCCGTGGGTGTGGTCGTCGTCTGTCCCGCCCGTCCCCGACCGGATTCGGGCCCGTCTGCGCCCGCCGCCAAGGCATCACCCGACGCCGGCCAGCACCCGTGCGCCTGCCACCCGCACCCGACACCGTGCCCGGCCAGACCGAGATACCGCTCTACGTCCACCAGCCCACCCTCTGGTCAGCCTGACCGACCCGCAGACGCCCGCACAGCCCCACCCCCGACCCAGACACCACCCCACCCCGTGAACACGCCCCACACAGGCGCACAGACCCGAAAGGCAGACACGTGACCGACATCGCCAACCCCACCGACTGGTCCGACTACGACTTCCTGGAGTTCGAAGGCTTCGTCTCCAAGGTCGAGAACGAAGGCTTCACCTACGCCGCCGAGGAGTACAGCCCCAAGTTCGAAAGCCCCGAACTCCAGGCCATCGCCAACGACTTCGGCAAGCTGCGCGCCTTCTACCTGGAGCACGAGCCGAAGATCGACGCCTGGTACCAGCAGGTCGGCCCGGAGCGCGCTTGCGACCTCCACAACGCCCACGTCGACGAGGAGCGCCAGCGCCGCGAGGACGCCTGCCTGTTCGGCATCCGCTGCACCGACGGCCAAGTGATCACCTGCGGTAGCGAGCAGTACCGGGATCAGCTCTCCGCCGACCTGCTAGCCCGAGAAGGCAACGGCTGGCGCGTTCCCGAAGCCCTCCTCCGCCGCGACACCCCCGGCGGCCAGTGGACCGACGAACGCCCCGCCCGCCCCGCCGCCTGACCTGCGGTTCCGCGCCCGCACCCCACCCCAACACACCCGGAGGAAACCGTGAAGATCCCGCCCGCGCTCCTCGCCACACTGAAGGACCGCGCCCACACCGACGGCAACCGGCTCACCCTCACCGGCCCCCGCCTGGACCCGCGCACCTACCAGCAGATCAACGAGATCCTTGAAGCCGTCGGCGGCCGATGGACCTCCAGCGAGGGCGCCCACCTGTTCCCCACCGACGCCGACACCGCCCTGGCCCCCGTGTACGCCACCGGCAGCGTCGTCACCCTGCGGGAGAAGCGGCAGTCCGCCCAGTACTTCCCCACCCCGAAGCCCGTCGTCCAGCGGCTCATCGACCTCGCCAAGCTCACGCCGGGCGTGCGGGTGCTGGAGCCGTCCGCCGGCTCGGGCGCCATAGCCGGTGCCGTGACCGAGGCAGGCGCAACCGTGGACTGCATCGAGCGCGACCCTGGCTACGCCGCCGTCCTCGCCGACGCCGGACACCAGGTGCACGCCGCCGACTTCCTCACCGTGCCCGCCGAAGCTGCCTACGACCGGGTGGTGATGAACCCGCCCTTCACCAAGGGCGCCGACATGCAGCACGTCGAGCACGCGCTCAGGTTCCTCAAGCCCGACGGGCTGCTGGTGTCGGTCATGTCATGGACAGTGACCACCGAGTCCCGCGCCACCGCGAAGTTCCGGACGCTCGTCGAAGCCCGAGGCGGCACGGTCGAGGCGGTCGGCAAGGGCGCGTTCCGGGAGTCCGGCACCGACGTGCCCACCGTCATCGTCACCATTCCCGCCACCCGGCCGGCCGATGCGCAGCCCACCACCTGGCCCACCCGCAAGACGCCGCCGGCCACGGAGTCAGAGTTCGAGGACCCGGCCGCTATCGCTGCCGAGATCATCGCCAGCCTGAAGGAAGCCACCGCCCAGTTCGAGAAGGTGGCCGCCGCCCTCGAACGGCCCGCACCGCCAACCCCGGCCCGCCCGGTGGACGTTGTGCCGCTTCCCCAGCGCACGCAGGACCAGCTGTTCTTCGACTTCGACGGCGCCGCGTAGTCGCGCCCCGGGGACTGCACCCCATGACCCGCGCACGGCTCGGCGGTGGAGCTATCACCGCCGAGCCGGCAGCCGAAACCCTACGACTGGAGACCACGTGAACCACACCGACCCGACCGCCCGGCCGCCGCTTCTCGCTGCTGCCCTCGCCCTGGAGTTGGACCGGGATGCTGCGTCCACCGGGGAAAGCGCTGATTACTGGCGCGGTATGACGCGAGCCGTGGAGCTGCTGCGCATCCTGAACCAGGACGAGCCTGCCGCGCCTGTGCTGGTGTCCCCGCCGCCGGACCACGCCCCCCTCCGAGACCGTGTGGCTGCGGCTGCGCGCACGGTGTCGCTGCGCCTGGGCCCGAACGCGC is a window from the Streptomyces seoulensis genome containing:
- a CDS encoding methyltransferase, whose protein sequence is MKIPPALLATLKDRAHTDGNRLTLTGPRLDPRTYQQINEILEAVGGRWTSSEGAHLFPTDADTALAPVYATGSVVTLREKRQSAQYFPTPKPVVQRLIDLAKLTPGVRVLEPSAGSGAIAGAVTEAGATVDCIERDPGYAAVLADAGHQVHAADFLTVPAEAAYDRVVMNPPFTKGADMQHVEHALRFLKPDGLLVSVMSWTVTTESRATAKFRTLVEARGGTVEAVGKGAFRESGTDVPTVIVTIPATRPADAQPTTWPTRKTPPATESEFEDPAAIAAEIIASLKEATAQFEKVAAALERPAPPTPARPVDVVPLPQRTQDQLFFDFDGAA